The genomic interval CAGTTGCAGCTTTCGCCGGCGAATGGATTCCGGTTCGTCACCGTTCCACTCACAGAAGTTGATCTCGTTCTGTCCGAAGTCCTGTCCTGTGAGTGATTCTAATGCGCCAAACACTTCACGCAGGGGACGACCGAAGCCGTATTCTCCGGGTTCATCCGTCTTGTCCAAGTCGTGTTTTTGCGCAAACGCGATCAGTTCAGGAGTCGTTTCTCTCAGCCCCATGTCGGAGCCTGAGAAGCGAACGGTTTTCGGGATGGCCTCGATCAAAGCTGGGACGGCGCGTTGGTCACCGATGGCGCGTAACAGAAACGCGATGCAGCGAATGGTCATGTGGTCATCCGCGGACTTGAGCTGATCGGTCAAGACGGGCACTGCGTCTTCGCCGAGTTCCGCCAGTTGGCACATCGTCAGCAGCCACGGCGTTTGGAAACGGGTCTCGCGGTTGGCGCACTGCCATTTCAGTTGTTCAAAAAGCTCCGTCGCCATTGTCGTTCGCTGCGGCACCGTCGCTTGGTCGAGCTTTATCTTAAAAGCATTGCGAGCTTGTTCCAGTTTGGCCCGTGCCATCGCCTCGTCGTTCGCTTGCATGCCCGCTAATCCGGGACGACGCGCCGCTGGCTTTGGCTCATGTTTCCCTGGGACCAGCATCACATGCGTCTCCTCGCCGTCTTTGACCGTTACGTTCGCCGATGCGATCCCGTTGGTCGCGTGGATGTGATGGGTTCCCGGTGGGACGTGCAATCGAAACGAGCCATCGGCTTGTACCGGAGCGGGAGCGGTTGATTTGGACGGCGAGGAATTCGCTCCGAGGACGGCGATCCGCAAACCGGCCGGAATCTCATCTCGCGTGGCGATAGCGCCGTTGATGTATCCGCCTTTGACCATCACGAGATCAAACGAGTCTCGTGTCGTGTTGCCCAACACAGGAAGCGTTTGGCTTGACTGCAGCATGCGTTCCGCCATGGACACGCTGAATTCATACATGCCTTCGGCGAGCGTCAAGCGGTAGTGTCCCTGGTCGTCTGTGCTGGTTTTGGTCGTCAGTCGGGATTCGGCCTCGAAGGCAGTCACCAAAACATTCGCCACGGGCATATTGGTGACACGATCGATGACTTTGCCGCTAACGATCCCCGTGGGTGGCAACTTGATCCTCAAAACTTGAGGAACCGAGGAATACTTGTGATGCGAGCTGCCATGATCGGGATGCTCGACAATGAGATGGCTCCATGCTCCGCGTTGGCCTTCCCAAGCGGACAGTCCGGTCAATTTGAACTTTCCTGTTGGGTCTGACGTCGCTGACATGATTCCAAGATCCTTAGGAAGTCCGACCGGGCGGCTGATCGTGGCGCCGGACACCGGCTTGCCATTGTCATCCAGGATCACGCCGACCAGCATGCTGGCAGCTTTGAGCATCAACTCGCTCTGTGAGATCTCCGCGTATGGACGATACTGACGGACCATCGTTGCATGCGTAGGCGCAGTGGCCACGATCGACCAGTATCCATCGGCCATGAACTCGACAACGGTTTCCGGATCACTGGGGTCAGGCTGGACCCATTCGTAGCGGCCGTCCGATTCACAAGTCAAATCGGCGATGACATGGGCGATGTCGTGATGGTGAGAATGATACAGGAATCTAACCCTCGCATTCGCGACGGGGTGTCCCGCTTCGTCGACACAGTGCCCGGAGAATCTCAACAATGTCGGCTCGCTATCCGGCTTGCTCGCAGTCTCAGGCGAGGACGATTGTGCCACAGTGGGCGACTGTAACATCAGCCCAACGGTGAGAAACAAGCCCAGCCAAATCGGTTCAATTCTGAGTATGTTTCGCCAAGTTTGCTCGAGCCAAGGCAGCCTGCCCAAGCGTCGCTGTCGTGTCGGAGCTTGGCTGGTAGGTTGATTCGTAGACTGATTCATTGGCATTCCCTCCTGAGGCACATCTCATCTTAGCCGATTCGCGAGAATGGCTCGGTCTTTTGACGGTTTTGTTCCCCATGCCCCACTGCCGGCGCAGTTGCTGGCCCCAGTGAGCCTCAGGCGCTAGCCGTGGGCCTGAGGCGGATTGTGGTGCCGGCCCACGGCTAGCGCCTGAGGCTCACTTTGATCGCGATGCATGGAACGAAAACATGGACTGAAAAAACAATGTCAACCCCAAACTTTGAGCAGTCCAGCCTTAGGGTGGACTGCTCAAAGTTTGGGGTTGTGGCATTTTGGGTTTGCGCAAGTTTATGTCCCCACTGCCGGCGCAGCTGGTGGCCCCAGTGAGCCTCAGACGCTAGCCGTGGGCCTGAGGCGGATTGTGGTGCCGGCCCACGGCTAGCGCCTGAGGCTCACTTTGATTGCGATGCATGGAACGAAAACATGGACTGAAAAAACAATGCCGCAACACCAAACTTTGAGTAGTCCGGGCTAACGCCTCGCGTCTCACTCAATCAGCAGTCTCAATCGGGCTCGGGGGGCGTCTCGGCTGCGCTCGCGGAATCGACTTTCGCCGAAAAAATCAGGTGCTGCGGCGGAGCCCGCGGAATTCGTTTGATACAATACGATCCACCGCCCACCTTGCCGGAGCGATGTCGCTCCCAAATCCCCACCTGTCACACTATTTCTCAAAATTTCGCACCTCATGAAGAAGCCCCGTATCAGTTGGTTGCCTCATTGCGTGGCAGCCATGTTCTCACTTGCAGTCTGTTTCATTCTCATTTCCCAATCGGTTGTCGCCCAGGACGCGAAACCGGCTCCGGCCAAGAAAAAACGGCAAGCGGAAGTCGGTCCCGCAATCGGCGGGAACACGGCGACGCCGATTGACCGGATCAAAGCCGCCGACGGATTTCAAGTCGAGTTGCTTTACTCTGTTCCTGGTACCGAGCAGGGATCGTGGGTCAACCTGTGCACGGACGACAAAGGCCGCTTGCTGGTCAGTGATCAATTCGGCGGTCTGTACCGCATCACTCCGCCGCCGGTCGGGACCCCCGTCGATGAGACGATGATCGAGGAAGTGCCCGCAAAGATCCGCGCGGTCAACGGAATGGTCTGGGCTTTTGGTGCCCTGTACGTCGGCGTCAATGACTATGAGCAAAAGATTGACTCGGGGCTCTATCGCATCACCGACAGCGACGGCGACGATCAACTGGACAAAGTGGAATTGCTCCACGCGATCAAATCACGCAGCGACCACGGCGTCCACGCTTTGATGCCCACGCCGGATGGCAAAGCGTTGTATCTCGTGACGGGAAACAATGCGACCGCGCCAGAACTGGCCGACAGTTCTCCGGTTCGTCAGGTATGGGGCGAAGACCACTTGTTGCCCAGCATGCCAGACGGACGTGGACACAACCGTGGCGTGCTCGCACCCGGAGGAATCATCTATCGCGTCTCGCCCGATGGCGAAAAGTTCGAAGCCTTTGCTTCAGGCTTTCGCAACGTTTTTGACGCCGCAGTCAATCACGACGGCGAACTGTTCACCTACGACGCCGACATGGAGTACGACTTCAACACGCCATGGTACCGACCGACACGCATTTGTCATGTCACCAGTGGCGCTGAGTTTGGGTGGCGCAACGGTGCGGGCAAACGGATGCCGTTCTACGAAGACAACATGCCGGGGATCTTGGACATCGGTCCCGGTTCGCCCACCGGCGTGACGTTCGGTTACGGAGCAAAGTTTCCCGCGAAGTATCAGAACGCTCTGTACGCGTTGGACTGGAGCTGGGGAAAGCTCTACGCGGTGCACCTGGAGCCCAGTGGTTCTAGCTACACGGCAACCAAAGAAGAATTTGTGACCGGCGCTCCGTTGCCGATCACCGACGCGATCATTCGCCCCCAAGACGGCGCGATGTATTTCACGATCGGTGGTCGACGTGTTCAGTCCGGTTTGTATCGCGTGACGTATGTGGGTGATCAATCGACCGATCCGGCACCTCCAGTGCCGAACAACAATCCAGCTGTGGAAATGCGTCGGATGCTGGAAGCCTTTCATGGCAAGCAGGATCCTGCCGCGATTGCTGCCGCCTGGCCACACTTGGCAGACGAAGATCGCTTCATTCGTTTCGCCGCTCGGACCGCGATCGAGCATCAGCCGGCTGAGACTTGGACTGAGAAAGCGTTGTCCGAATCT from Stieleria varia carries:
- a CDS encoding carboxypeptidase-like regulatory domain-containing protein — encoded protein: MNQSTNQPTSQAPTRQRRLGRLPWLEQTWRNILRIEPIWLGLFLTVGLMLQSPTVAQSSSPETASKPDSEPTLLRFSGHCVDEAGHPVANARVRFLYHSHHHDIAHVIADLTCESDGRYEWVQPDPSDPETVVEFMADGYWSIVATAPTHATMVRQYRPYAEISQSELMLKAASMLVGVILDDNGKPVSGATISRPVGLPKDLGIMSATSDPTGKFKLTGLSAWEGQRGAWSHLIVEHPDHGSSHHKYSSVPQVLRIKLPPTGIVSGKVIDRVTNMPVANVLVTAFEAESRLTTKTSTDDQGHYRLTLAEGMYEFSVSMAERMLQSSQTLPVLGNTTRDSFDLVMVKGGYINGAIATRDEIPAGLRIAVLGANSSPSKSTAPAPVQADGSFRLHVPPGTHHIHATNGIASANVTVKDGEETHVMLVPGKHEPKPAARRPGLAGMQANDEAMARAKLEQARNAFKIKLDQATVPQRTTMATELFEQLKWQCANRETRFQTPWLLTMCQLAELGEDAVPVLTDQLKSADDHMTIRCIAFLLRAIGDQRAVPALIEAIPKTVRFSGSDMGLRETTPELIAFAQKHDLDKTDEPGEYGFGRPLREVFGALESLTGQDFGQNEINFCEWNGDEPESIRRRKLQLFQRTANHWATWWNELPESDKIDHWTREIPIIELESIDDQTIAPDAPLRLTATQSGMIIGPPSERGEHAPNFIDLETGRMAKLPERFRNAESLQDEIDAWARDEGFDLMGIEAKPDSGPPYYTIRTINATAFELPAEHWREPPAVLSLEHLQSISKPTAETLTPTSDAPPAKSKGVFLVITGEGIPFLLHVGVEVREYFNQQNRAVRNEDAELLPVGFHHGRRFSRELLIPVE
- a CDS encoding c-type cytochrome is translated as MKKPRISWLPHCVAAMFSLAVCFILISQSVVAQDAKPAPAKKKRQAEVGPAIGGNTATPIDRIKAADGFQVELLYSVPGTEQGSWVNLCTDDKGRLLVSDQFGGLYRITPPPVGTPVDETMIEEVPAKIRAVNGMVWAFGALYVGVNDYEQKIDSGLYRITDSDGDDQLDKVELLHAIKSRSDHGVHALMPTPDGKALYLVTGNNATAPELADSSPVRQVWGEDHLLPSMPDGRGHNRGVLAPGGIIYRVSPDGEKFEAFASGFRNVFDAAVNHDGELFTYDADMEYDFNTPWYRPTRICHVTSGAEFGWRNGAGKRMPFYEDNMPGILDIGPGSPTGVTFGYGAKFPAKYQNALYALDWSWGKLYAVHLEPSGSSYTATKEEFVTGAPLPITDAIIRPQDGAMYFTIGGRRVQSGLYRVTYVGDQSTDPAPPVPNNNPAVEMRRMLEAFHGKQDPAAIAAAWPHLADEDRFIRFAARTAIEHQPAETWTEKALSESDPAKQAEALLALARVTGVCPQHRTDSTPPVDTAMRDKLLSAIAAIDASKLDLSAQLTLVRTAQVILNRFGMPDEAMVQKLIASLDPLFPAKTAEMNWLLCETLAYLQSPTVAAKAIALIQSAPTQEEQMQYARSIRMLTAGWTPELHQAYFEWFLKAANYKGGASFDKFIEFIRNDAVASLTDSQKNDMAELLARKPEKKSALENLGEIFAGRSSTEWQLDELSAAAKVGLKHRDYENGRKMFAATGCYACHRFGDQGGMTGPDLTSAGRRYSPHDLLDQVVNPSKVINDQFSSVQVLTDDGKVYTGVVVNLNGDSMTINTDLTDPNERVNIDRKQIEELAVSKTSAMPTGLLNRMTKDEILDLVAYLISGGDEKHEFFQN